The following are encoded in a window of Dysidea avara chromosome 4, odDysAvar1.4, whole genome shotgun sequence genomic DNA:
- the LOC136253795 gene encoding uncharacterized protein — protein sequence MVEILINRYYADINCRDKAGWTALHFAVQAAEHKVIETLLSFAIDLTIKNKRGWTPRDMAEDQRKHTISKMIKAAEERQSRIKQLYISAKHYGTVLIQLLTVLIIGPPGVGKSSLSHYLLGKPLPIRRYSSQGATFSSKLIVSGDMFMWSELTFNDEVQNIADAITPVVHDQTSSTPIKKGKFLKTFKNLVKNQSKRPKENSRERSDSLDDAVVANVVTNKSHTDKGIKSFVTIIDSGGQKAFLNLYPIFIRNPSLVMVVFKMTDEADCIWKPLPLEEYHCPEGVFTNPHQTNQSIADLIKHTMANISTYTSVTNGSKATRVLCVGTHKDMVSPASITAIDQQLNDLVCESGYTSIVAPKDTYMKVLFPVNNLVAGFPGLEDKVIQQIRRAPLNTTECKDADRSVYEVPIRWMHLEIWIREQCNLNDVKFMAYKGVLDAAIYSYHFSDEDEFLAMLEYFHSLSLLLYYHNIPYLKDIIIVDNNFILTKASKLVELSFTGAGLTPVEFNNFRYCGIFSKEILSHPNLGDDINPQGLLQLLMSLNIVSPLSDDHYFMPCVLPSIEDYTKSCEDFLSANYGTKQYEAIDIQCSTGSFPRGVFCSLVVCLMNSEHTATH from the exons ATGGTGGAGATATTGATCAACAGATATTATGCTGATATTAACTGTCGGGATAAG GCTGGTTGGACAGCTCTACACTTTGCTGTGCAAGCAGCTGAACACAAAGTGATTGAGACATTGCTaagttttgcaattgatttaaCCATAAAGAACAAG AGAGGATGGACACCTAGAGACATGGCAGAGGATCAGAGAAAGCATACAATTTCAAAAATGATAAAAGCAGCAGAAGAA AGACAGAGTCGCATCAAACAGCTTTATATATCAGCTAAACACTATGGAACAGTGTTGATAcaattactgactgttctaatcATTGGACCACCTGGGGTTGGAAAGTCCTCGCTGTCTCACTATTTACTGGGCAAGCCATTGCCAATTCGTAGATACAGCTCACAAGGTGCTACCTTCAGTTCAAAGTTAATCGTGTCTGGTGACATGTTTATGTGGTCTGAACTGACTTTCAATGATGAGGTACAGAATATAGCTGATGCTATTACTCCAGTTGTGCATGATCAAACCAGCAGTACCCCAATCAAAAAAGGGAAATTTCTTAAAACCTTTAAAAATTTGGTGAAGAACCAATCAAAAAGACCAAAAGAAAATTCCAGAGAAAGATCTGATTCACTTGATGATGCAGTTGTTGCCAATGTTGTCACCAACAAATCCCACACTGACAAAGGTATTAAATCCTTTGTAACCATCATAGACAGTGGTGGCCAGAAAGCCTTCCTCAACCTTTATCCAATATTCATCCGTAATCCTTCCCTTGTGATGGTTGTTTTCAAGATGACAGATGAAGCTGATTGCATTTGGAAGCCATTACCACTTGAAGAGTACCACTGCCCAGAGGGAGTGTTCACCAACCCTCACCAAACGAACCAGTCCATCGCTGACCTTATCAAACATACAATGGCTAACATTAGTACATACACTAGTGTAACAAATGGTAGTAAGGCCACTCGTGTTCTCTGTGTGGGTACTCACAAAGATATGGTGTCTCCTGCTTCTATCACTGCCATAGATCAGCAGCTGAATGATCTTGTCTGTGAGTCTGGCTATACCTCAATTGTTGCACCTAAAGATACATATATGAAGGTTCTTTTTCCAGTGAATAACCTTGTTGCTGGCTTTCCTGGTTTAGAGGATAAAGTCATTCAGCAGATCCGTAGAGCACCGTTGAATACGACAGAATGCAAAGATGCTGATCGCTCAGTGTATGAAGTTCCCATTAGGTGGATGCATTTAGAAATATGGATCCGTGAGCAGTGTAATCTTAATGATGTCAAATTCATGGCTTACAAAGGAGTACTGGATGCTGCAATTTATAGTTACCATTTTTCAGATGAAGATGAATTTCTTGCTATGCTGGAATATTTTCATAGCCTCAGCCTATTGCTTTACTATCACAACATTCCCTACCTGAAAGATATCATCATTGTTGACAACAACTTCATCCTTACCAAAGCCTCCAAGTTGGTGGAGCTCAGTTTTACAGGTGCTGGTCTTACTCCGGTAGAATTCAATAATTTCAGATACTGCGGCATATTTTCCAAGGAAATATTAAGCCACCCCAATCTTGGTGATGATATTAATCCACAAGGCTTACTGCAGCTTTTGATGTCATTAAATATTGTGTCACCTCTGTCTGATGACCATTACTTCATGCCCTGTGTCCTACCCAGCATTGAAGACTACACAAAGTCGTGTGAAGATTTTCTTTCTGCCAATTATGGTACTAAGCAATACGAAGCAATCGACATACAGTGTTCAACTGGCTCATTTCCAAGAGGAGTTTTCTGCAGTCTTGTGGTGTGCTTGATGAATTCTGAACATACTGCCACACATTAG
- the LOC136253796 gene encoding fibrinogen-like protein A, with translation MTTIITVTLVVLVSLGIVLVDGECQTNGGPIDNCCCLGYNNNNYNVKSSGVYTIGNFCGVKCSNARVYCDTTSGGGGWTVIQRRRDGSIDFKKRDWVEYEDGFGSLSGEFWLGLRSINCLTSQGNWELRIDYQLSNRTKSYLHYKQFSVGPSEDQYQLSISGFDSVGLTDPFYYNADNTINGMKFSSHDRENDLWSPGNCAHNDGGWWYKSCGTVWFNNNYNGRSVFLNGQYLVLPFLEIKIRPLNCNNHAVTI, from the coding sequence ATGACTACTATTATAACTGTTACACTAGTAGTACTAGTTAGTCTAGGAATAGTGCTAGTTGATGGAGAATGTCAAACAAATGGTGGACCTATTGATAACTGTTGTTGTCTTGgctacaataacaacaactacaatgtaaagagttcaggaGTCTATACTATAGGTAACTTCTGTGGAGTGAAATGTTCCAATGCTAGAGTATATTGTGATACTACCTCAGGAGGAGGAGGATGGACCGTTATTCAGAGGAGAAGAGATGGAAGTATTGACTTTAAGAAAAGAGACTGGGTAGaatatgaagatggatttggtaGCCTTTCTGGAGAATTTTGGCTTGGCTTAAGATCTATTAATTGTTTAACTAGTCAAGGAAATTGGGAACTTCGAATAGATTATCAGTTATCTAATAGAACAAAATCTTATCTTCACTACAAACAGTTTTCAGTAGGACCATCTGAGGATCAGTATCAATTGAGTATATCAGGATTTGATAGTGTTGGACTGACTGATCCATTTTATTATAATGCAGATAATACAATAAATGGCATGAAATTTTCCTCTCATGATCGTGAAAATGACTTGTGGTCACCTGGTAATTGTGCGCATAATGATGGTGGATGGTGGTACAAATCCTGTGGTACAGTATGGTTCAATAATAACTACAATGGCCGTTCAGTATTCCTCAATGGTCAATATCTTGTTCTACCATTTTTGGAGATTAAAATCAGGCCACTGAATTGTAACAACCATGCAGTGACTATCTAG